The nucleotide sequence taagaacagtttcttcccctctgctgttggactcatgaacaataaccatatgactgttcccaccactaacacatgaccctacactgtgttcactgcatcatcccacatttggcactgatcaccacctgcactcatgtatatatctatccTCTTAGCACtttaaattcttatttttatgtctatttaagcATTTATGACAGTATGTATGCACTAAGCACcacagcaatttcctaatgttgtaaacctgctcaacatttggcaataaaaccctttctgattctgattctgattctgataacaTCATGAGAAGAACAACGGGAATTGAGAGACCTGGTGACATAGTCTAGTGCAAGAGCTTGTAGAATATTTAGAATGAGCTTGATTTGTTCCTTCATCCTGTtgatttaaaaattaataatatataataatatattcaTAATATACTTAAACAACATTAAACTGTAGGTCTCCTGTCATTATCAGTTCAGTTTCAATCATACTGAAATACAGTTTAACATGAAACGTGAAACTGGGACAGTTgcccacaaacacaaagcaggtGGTCCTCTGATCACTGTGGATGTTTTCTGTACATGAACAGAAAACAGGCAGCCACACACATACAGCCAGATTTAGGGGAAAAATCAAAGCACACAGCAGTTCATTTCATAGGAAGATGATTCCCTTTATTGTCTCATTCAGACTGTATAACAGTGGGTGTGGTTCTGGAACAAACATCAGGTACATCAAGCTTGAACATAATGTGAACACAGACGAGGATAAACAGATAAACAGAAGAGATAAACCCTCAGCCTTACACTGGAATTCAGCAACACTTCAAAATACGGCAAATGTTTCCAAAAACACAAGTTGCTCTCTCTCAGTCTCTGATAGGTCACAAATATCAGattacagctgatttaaaatgtaaaattgagATTCAGCTTCATCTAATCAAAGTTCTACCTGACAAAAAGATGAGCATGGACGTtatgataaaataaaattctgtatttaatattaaactttattcggtcaaaacatttttttcttttctgggtCTCAGGAGGATCAGTTGAGTGTCACAGTAACATTCCTGGAACGTGGAATCTTGAGCTAACTGGGATAATGTTGGGATGTCTCATGTTGGACTGAGGACACACTGGATGCTACACTGGCTGTGTCTCAATTCAGGGGCCGAATTCTTCGGAGgttgcattttaaggccgattacgccAAAGCAATGCGacaaaggctgtcccaattcgaaagCTGCTCCAAATGCGGCCAATATATGCATcgttcatttccctgaatttgaaggatgggttggATGTATCCTTCTCTGGctcaacctatcccagaattcatagcgcagccatgccaattccagtttccagcaatggtggcagctacttagttgtaATATTACTCATATTACTCTTTTAAATGCTCCAATgtttttggagacgtctgttacccaccagctcgatagctgaccgggaggtcaagggtcactagagccggcgagaacggtaaactcccggcacatcgttttcaggCCCTTCGcatctttcactactcaggttaaccATGATATTGAAATCaattagataacttaaaaatgttattgtttggcttttttcagtgtttcatttgttcgtggctgagattaaagttctagttttcacacagctggataaacgtcaaacagaaaactgattaaacagaagtgtgagacggtcgagagtttactccagtgtcctgttatattttagatagcaaggagcagacagctgagtttattaagctccaccgagacagcggtgacgcagaTCTGGAAGCTAGACCGTCAAATTTCAGAGCCTCGCACTTCCAgccttcgaaggacccggcccacgtaaaCCGAGAAGGCCTCGttctccgaaggatgcagcctctGAACTGAGACACAGCTACTGACTCATGCGTCACCTTGTGGTTCAAAGTGGTATTACACGAGGCTGCTCTCATGTAATACCACTTTGAACCACAAGGTGATTGAAATGTTTGACATAATATCAGAACTGTTGTTCTTTGATATTCTGTTAATAGATTTATTAAATGTTCAAAGATTTGAAACTCATGTTAAACAAactgtgagaagaaagaaagtcTGACTCTTTTCTAACATTTGACCCAAACTGTTTCTCTAAATGATCCCAAACTACAGCTCATTATCTTCAGACACAGTAAGAGAAATGATTTCATGATGAATGATGATCATTGTTGGAGGTTTTGGTCACTGTGCTGAATTTAACAGAGTCAAGTGTCATCATTGTGTTTCCTTCAGCACTTTGCACATAATACTATAAATATAAGGAGGAAGCCTGAGGCCCTGCAGCAGACTCACAGACGGATGCAGAGGGAGGAGTGTAGAGGTGCTGTGCTGTTTGGAGGAGGGACTCCTTCAGTTAGAGAAGTGAGGCGTCACAAGTTCCTGGTTTCcagtgaagaagaagagaggcAGCAGTAAACCATCAGAGCCTCATCATGAAAGTCCATCACACTCTGAtctgcttcttcttcctctgtgagtacattcactttttctttctgtgactCTCATTCTTCCAACATGTTTCTTTCTATTGTTAAACATGATGATCAGAGTCAGCTATGAGTCACTTTCATGGACGCTTCTTCCATTCAAACTGCTTTTATTCATGATTTCATGGATCTGTTTGTGGCCAGTATGGACAGAAGAAACCATCACAGTGAGCACATTCATGGACATGTCAGCTGCTCACTTTGGCTTTAGGACTTGATCACATGTGAAACCATCATTTCAAACACAGCTCATTACAAGTGTTTGTTACTTCCTCAGAATAAACTGGACAGTCAGTAAAATTTAGGGAACAAACTCAGCCTGCTGCCTTCAGAGTTTATCAGCTTAGCTGAACTTTAATTTGACTAAACTAAGAAAATTTCTCACTTCATTCCAACACTGTTCAATAACTTTTACTCCAACactacttggtcacttaaatactacacATTATCTTCTTTTTATGTAATGTTAACATAAAATTTTAATTGATTTACAACAACCTCCACTCCATCCATCCTATTATTTTTATCAGGGTTGCAGGGCCCAGATGTGAAGGGGGCAAAATGCACGGTACATGCTGGACAGGTTGCCACTGTATTGTAGGGCTAAAACATAGAGACCAGAGAGTACCCACAGCAAACTCGCCCGATTGTGGATTTGTACCCAGGACCTTCTTTTTTGAGGCAACAgtcctacatgatttaattatgttcaccatagaaacaggaaattattttgttcaaattacaagttagacttttgtaaatgtaacaaccacccaatttccttttttttgagTTTGCCTGCAAACATTTTGTTCCTGATAACTCAGATGAAACAGAATAAACTGCCTCACATCCTGCAGCCAAATATAAAACTGTGAGTCATCGCCTAAAACCAAAGTGTGAATAACTCAGTAATGTTAAACTTTTAGTTTCCTCTTGATCACAAACAGTTTAGTGACAGAGCTCTAACAGGACTGAATGTGGATCTTTGTTCTGATCATTGAGGAGAGAAACGTGAAACAGAAGATGATGTTTAAACTCTGAGCTCTCAGTGTTTCACATTCAGACTTTAgtctcagtgtgtctgtgtgtggatgCTGTGATCAGACTGCAGCTTCTTACAGGAAGTACAAACAGTAACTATTGATGGTTCATGTTTCCAACAGCTCTGCAGGATGGAAACCCTGAAGGCACCAATGCTCAGATTCTTCACTATGGAGTCATTGGAGGAGATTTTAAAGCTGGATTCTCCTTTAAGTCTCCAGGAACATGGAAGATGTTCTGCAGAGAAGAATGTGAAGGAGAAAACATTCTTATTAATACAACTAATGTCAGAGCTCAAACAGGCAGATACAGCATTGAatataaatggactggttctcatGGTTTATATGTGAGCATCTCAAAGCTGACTGAGTCTGACTCTGGACAGTACAGCTGTGGTTTGGGTGGATCTTCATCATCAGCTTCATTCACACCGTTTGGAATCTTTGTTGCTGAAGGTGAGTTTCTGTTTCAGCTGTGGAAATGTTTAGTTTCTGTTTCTGAAGCAGAGTTTGAGTTTTCACTGACAGCTGCTGACGGTTTAAAGAAGCTGAAGTTTGTTCTTCTGTAAACTCTTCGTTACATTTGGACTCCTCTAAGTAAGCGATGAACTGCAGCTGGGACACaagtgtgtgtgaatattagTGAGTGTGTCAGCTGATAATGATGTGAATGAAATGTTGACATCAGAAACAGACGCTGATGAATGAAAGAAGATTTTCTGATGTAACTTTGATTGATGAGTTTTTGCTTCTGTGTCATCAGTTTGATCTTTCCAAGAGTTCCCCTCACAACTAAATGTTTTATTCCTCAATGAATATGTGAAAATAACATTCACAACACAAAAGTCCATCCAGAGTTTAAATGTACTTAAAGCTAATTTACTTGAAGCTGTTTAATTCTCAGTTAATTCAACAGTTGGTTTAAAGAAGCTGAAGtttcaattcatttcatttcagtttcaattttatttatacagcacgaaatcacaacaacagtcacctcaagtcctttatattgtacagtagatacagagaaaaacccaacaatcatatgaccccctatgagcaagcactttggcgacagtgggaaggaaaaactcccttttaacaggaagaaacctccagcagaaccaggctcaggggggggcggggccatctgctgtgattggttggggtgagagaaggaagacaggataaagacatgctgtggaagagagacagagattaataacagatatgattcaatgcagagaggtctattaacacatagtgagtgaagaagaaacacccagtgcatcatgggaatccccggcagcctacacctattgcagcataactaagggaggattcagggtcacctggtccagccctaactatatgctttagcaaaaaggaaagtttgaagcctaatcttaaaagtagagatagtgtctgtctcctgaatccaaactggaagctggttccacagaagaggggcctgaaaactgaaggctctgcctcccattctacttttaaatactctaggaacaacaagtaagcctgcagtgtgagagcgaagtgctctaatagggtgatatggtactacgaggtcattaagataagatggggcctgattatttaagaccttgtatgtgaggagcaggattttgaattctggatttaacaggaagccaatgaagggaagccaatacaggagaaatctgctctctctttctagtccctgtcaggactcttgttgcagcattttggattaactgaaggcttttcagggagtttttaggacttcctgataataatgaattacagtagtccagcctggaagtaataaatgcatgaactagtttttcagcgtcactctgagacaggatatttctaactttagagatgttgcgcaaaggGAAGAAAGCAGTTGCAGGCTTGGTctctgacccagtgttttgagtttttttttctgtatttttaaggTTTTCACGTTATGTTGTGATTATAAGTTTGTGTGTTATTCTTATTTAGGTTTTAGTTGAGGTTAAGGTTAGCCAATATTTATCATCTGTCTCCTTGGTTTCTGTGTTGGGTTTCTTGTCTAGTCTGTTATGTGTTTCAGGTCTGTTAAGcttgtgttgtcatgtctaTGTCTCCATgtctcctgttttattttgaaagagtcttGTGTTCTTTGCTTACCGTGTTTAGTTTACACCTTCCTTGTGGTTTCATTATGTTTTCCCCATGCGTGGCCACTTCCCATGATCaccccttgtgtgtatttagtttgtgtgtttttgttcagccaGTGTCAGGTTGTCTGTGTTATCTTCCCCATGTCTGGTCACAGTCTTCATAGTGTCCATAGTCGTCATAGTCTAGTCACAGTTTATTCATAGTTTCTCTGTTTTACCATAGTCACCTCAGTTAAGTTTTGCTCAAGTTTGTTTCTCACCTTggtttatgttttatgtgtatCAGCCATAATAAGGCTCGCTTTTGGTTCCAAGTTCCGTTCCATCTCCTCGCCTGTGTCTGCTCCTGGGCCCTCCTCACTCACTCCACATACTCTGCAGACCATGAcaaaagcagtcctacatatttatttaatatgtgcattgaaggacatgtcctggtcaaaaatgacttcaaggttcctcacagtgttactggaggccaaggaaatgatcagacaggagagggttttcaggaaacactgttaaatgttcagtttctatgccatatgttaaaaaagatctagagtgtgattaaagtggtgggtgggctcttttacattttgagagaagccaattgagtctaataacagattaaatgccatgttgaggctgtcatttttagcatctacatggatgttaaaatcacccacaataattattttatctgagctgagcactaaatcagataaaaagtctgagaaatcagagagaaactctgtgtaaggcccaggtggacgatagatgataacaagtaagactggtttctgagttttacagctgggttggacaaggctaagcatcaggctttcaaatgaattaaaagtctgtcttggtctttcgttaattaatagactggtgtgaaaaattgctgccacaccgccccctcggcctgtgcttcgaggtttctggtagttagaatgactcgggggtgttgattcatttaaactaacataatcatcctgctgcaaccaggtttctgtaaggcagagtcaatcgatttgttgatcaattattaagtcatgtactaacagagacttggaggagagagacctaatatttaataatccatgtttcactgttttactctttggtgaTGTTGaagatactgtattgttctttctttttgattttttttatgtttaagacgtttttttagtttttttttgtctgtttgggagttTACACAGTCTTGAAGGGGATGGGGTTTTTGGGGggataacaggaggagagaagctgcagagaggcgtgtaagactgcaatgTAAGACCAAGATCCTCGGTCATACTGGTTGAACTGGGCAGCTCCCAGTGTGGATCAAACTGGAGTTATTGTGTTCAGACTGCATTAGCACACATAGTAACTACTGATTGTCTCTTTAACAGCACTGCTGGATGGAAACGATGATCCTGCTCAGCTGAAAAACTTCTATAAAGAAACTGGAAGCTCTCTCACAGTCGGATGCTCCTTTAAACACCCTGGATACAGAAAGATGTTCTGCAGGGGAGAATGTCAAATAAATGAGGTTCTGATTGAAACTGATCATGTCAGAGCTCTGAGAAGCAGATACAACATTGGATATGAGTCAGGAGTTCTGTATgtgagcatcacacagctgaccAAGTCTGACTCAGGACGGTACAGATGTTTCCTGGAGGGAACTTTCAGCAGTTCATTCAGAGACTTTAAGGTCACTGTAACAGATGGTGAGTTTTAACTGAatttctgtgaaggttctcagtcattcaggtcatggtaatctaacgagcttggaaagaaatgcgactggacttctttaattttcttgaagatgtttcacatcTCATTCAAGAAGCTTTTTCAGTTCTAAGAGGATTTGGTGGAAATCACAGATTTTTAAGCTCCACTGTGTCCCTTACGAGGGTCATTGACCCACCATTGATCCCCCGCTTAATCGCATGGGACAAGGTGTAAAATTGGTGTGGGTCACTATCAGCCAAGATTTCGTGTGAACCCATTGTGAGGCCTTACCCCatcctatcatgtgatttactgagtTCAAATGACCAAAGATTTGAGAGGGCATGAAGGTTTAACTGGCACATAGCCCCTTAAAATTTTTActgaaattaataaaatgttctcagagTGGAGCTGCTCAGCTTCctcattttctgtcatatatccTCTAGTATTGCccgctttgtccagccactggtaggatttctggatgtcagtcACTTCCTCTGTGGTACATACCATGTGGGCCTGttcttccatgatggttcctcctcttcctcctgtttctggggtttctgctgcctgaggtattcactgagcacgcggtcggttggggccatcttcctcaTGTATTCATGGATATtggttgtctcatcctggactgtggtgctgacactcaccagtccctcgcctccttccttccacctagcgtacagcctcagggtgctggacttggggtgaaaccctccatgcatggtcaggtgcttcctggtcttgatgtcagtggcttctatctcctcctttggccagcttattatcctagcagggtacctgatcacgggcagtgcataggtgttgatagcccggatcttgctcttactgttcagctgactcctcaggactaaacaaatttcccacatgtgggactaataaaggttatcttatcttatcttgtcttatcttatcttgcCTGAACCTCTGAAGGTACTTGGtagttgcagctttcctagcggcctcttcatggttcccattcgcctgcgggatccccaggtacttgtaactgtcctctatgtctgcagtgttgccttctggtagtttgatcccctcagttctgactaccttccctctctttgttaccatccgactacatttctccagtccgaatgacattGAATCAATGTCTCGTTGACTCTTGGCATACAACCTACAGTAGTCAGTATCcttagccagtcttgttaataaTCTCACTgaggggttcaggcctatgcttTGTTCACAGCTCCAAACATTTATAAGCCAAACTTTCGTCTCTGCTCTTGTTCAGCAGCTGGACCATCAGCCACAACTACAGGAAGCTCCACACCTTCATTAACTTTGACTGGAAGCACTGAGCAGCCTGAAGGAGCAGCATCTACAGGTACATCCATCTATGAGAGAAGACAGTAttttttaatcagcctgtcctGTGTGGCAGCTTTTCTAATCAGAATTATGATGTAAATGTGATGTTGTGTGAAACATGTTTGCTTTTTCTAAATTCTCTGTGAGCTCCTCTTGTTCATGTAGaacttttatctgtttatttattcatttcacgTCTGTTATTTCACTACATGTGCAACTCATCAATCAGTAAATCTGAGTAAAACAAGCTTGTTCTGCTGTCACAGGTTTGCTGCTGTATGTGATCATCTCTctgctcatcatcatcatcctctcaTCACTGACTGTTCTAATAATCTGCATCAAGAGGAAGAGCAACAGAGGTAAGATaacagagacacagaaacacacagaacgTCTCATTTCTAACCAAAATCTCTATTTTCACTTCACTTGAAGTCTGTCAAACAGCTGCAGTCAAACATCAAAATATTTCATCCTGCACGCTTCGCTTTGGGCTCTAAGAAGAGAGTGGAGTGACTTGTAGAGATGATGTTGAACACTGGAAGTAACTGAACACTAAACTGTGTCACACATGAACTCTGGACACTGTCAGCAGGATCAGATCCAGATGTTCTCTGCTTCACACGTGTGAAGTAATACGTTAcaaaggaaaaaacaggaaaaatatactactaatatacTAAGCAGAATGAAAGAACAGGAGGGGCAGCAGTGATCTTCCAGCCTCATGTGCACTTTGAATGATTGTTCCCTCTAACAGAGGAACATCCTTTGTTTGTTCCACAGGTTTGAGGACCAGAGGAAACTCAGAGGGCACAAACATGGAGGtgactttctttctctttgtttcctctCACTGTTGACAGACTGCTactgtaacaaagaaataaagcagTCACAGTGTGATGGTTCAGTTTGTAGACTGTTCCAGAAATTACAATCCAAGAAGGTGAATTCAAACAGGTAGGTGACAAAAATGGCCGCCCAGACGGAGACTCCACCAACAAACAGAGACACTGTTGTCTGAGAGGTTCAACGAGGCAACATGGAAATATTTACCAGCACAAATGATTTAACCAAGTCAGAGTCTGTTCTTGTTATGTGAAGAAGACAGTTTGTCTCTGTTTTAGGACGTCCACTATGAGAACTGTACTCCAGGTTCTACACGTGAAGACTCGACCTACCAGAGCCTCGATCCAGCCGGCAGAGACCAGGACCAGACCTACTTTACACTCACACGTCACACATGACACTCTCTGGATTCACACCTGAGTTTGTTTCAGTGCCTCAGGTTTAAAGTTTGAACACAGACCCtgaaaactgtaaatattaACTCACTTTTGGATTCAGCTTCAAGTGgccgttagaggaactgcagctgtctgaacgttacttttacatttatctcatttgtttttctttttttcttcatgctTATCAGCTTATTAATGAATAGTGATGAGTCTATAGAGGGTAAATAGTCAGTCTGgtgcaaaaacaacaacctggagctcagtgctgtcagaatAGTAGAGATGGTTGGAGACTGCAGAAGGAACCAGCCCCACCAGCCTCCATCATCCTACATGAGTGCCCCGTGGAGACTGTGAAGTCTTTCTGCTGCAGTGTGTCATCCATTTGGCTGAGAAGGTGTCTGCAGTCTTCCTTCTCTCCAACACCTGGACACCTGCAGGACCCTGAAACTGACACGAAAAATGTCCTCTGACCCCTCCCACCCTGGACAGAAACAGTCACTCCCCTCTGTATCATGAAACTGCAAATATTATGTACatgttattaaaaacaacaaaaaacattacCTTCCCTGATCAGTCTGTTTTTTGTACActaagaaaaataattaaatgttatagatttcatattttattcaacCTTAAACAGAGACAATCGTAGCTTTGGattcttctattttattttagtgttttaagttaATCCATTGCATTAAATGTTCATTTTGGATCAATTGATGGATCTACATCAGACATAACTGAAGTTAATCAGCTGGTTAGCCACACAGAGCTAACAGCAAACCATATAAAACCTTAGCATACGTAGCACGCAGCAGCTACAAAGATGGTGTTTGATAAAGTTATAAGAACATTTAGATTTACACAAAATGAAAtcagcagcttcactgttttATCAGACTCTAGTTTAGACGTCAGTATTACAGAAACGTGGTCAGTAAATCTCGTTCCATCCAGCTCAGACATGTGTTGCCGATGTATTTGTGCTGTGTGAGTAGTGTGAGTCCCTACGTAGTGCAGACATGTCTTTGTTCTTTGGCCACGGGTCACTCCTACGTCACTTAGCGCTGCTCCAACTGTGCTGTGAGATCCAGAGAGGGGTTCAGTAGGATTGATGTAGCTTGCTCGTCAGCACGATAGCAGAGCGTTGCCTTCTGCTGCTTTTGTGTTTGTATCTCACCTGGTGAACTTTAGGAGGGACGTCATCAAAGCGTCAGCTGGTTGTTTCCTTCAGCTCTCATCGCTCTCCCCGTGTCTGCAGCACCAGAGTCCAGAAACATCCATCAGTGGAGACTGAGGGCCAGTAAAGACCAGCACATGCAAAACAGACATCTGGGCATTACTCCATATATCAAAACATTTCATTAATCCCCTCATTAAAAAGTCAGATTGTATCATTATTACAGTGGTTGAAACATAATAAGTCTGCCTTCACTGTGTGATCCACATCAGTCCTGCTGCAAATCCCACATTTCCACAGCGTTCCTGTGACTTTTGTGTTCTTTAGGTCAGCACAATGTTGGTGTTTGTATTAAATCAGATTATTTGTATGGAACAGACTTTAGTGTCACACCAGTTTGTACTACAGGATGGAGTAGGGAGCTGATGTGGTGTCCAGTCTGTGAAAGAACAGCTGTTCCAGTTACCCTAacttacaacaacaacacagtcaGTGGATGTGATCAGCACGTTACCCACTGAACTGTAAACAGAGGAATTTCTGATCATCTGTGGATCATTTTTGTTAACTGCTTATTCAGCTGAGGGTcacaggggtggagtctgtcccagctgtcacagggagAGAGGCGGGTCCACCTGCTCAGGTCACCACTCTTTCACAGGATCGACAGACAGAAACCACactctctcatacacacacctaTATGTTTTGGGCACATCCTAACAACCGTCTCATTGGACCGTGGGAGAGCATATGAATgtcacagaaagaccccagctgACCAAGACCCTTGAACCTGGAGAATTGAATCTGGGCAACAGAGCCTGACATCACCTCACTGCCCTGATGTCAGGCTCtaatcttgtgttttgtttttcactccaGGGCAGCTGCTGTGACACCGTCACCTGGAGGAGTTTTAGTTTAGAACTCCTGTTGTCAGATAGATGTATATTTGTAAAGTCTATGACTTTACAAAAGGTCTATGACCGatgcaaataaaagaaattagAGGTCCTATGACAGATTTTACAGATGTATTTAGCAGTCAGTCAGCACTTTGAGGTTTTTGATTCCATAATAGTTGTCCTGAAATAAGAGTAAGAACAGTGGGCTAGACCTGTCTGGGAAATTTGTCTCAAACTGAGAAAGAGCTCTATAGTGAGGTGATCTGCTAAATATTCCAGCAGTCTGATCACTCAGACCACAAGCCGTCTGGTTTTAGGGAAAGAAAATCAGAGCACACAAACAACAGGAGGCGTTCATTTCTAGAGGCAGTCGTAAACTTAAACACTTTTCAGTGTATCTGTATTTTTAGCATGATTCAGATAACCTGGTCACAATCTGCTGGCTCCTAATTATGGCCAGTTCAATAAGTTGAACAAAGATTAGACAGTCCATCAACGTAACCATCACAGCGAGGTCTCCTTTCAGGGGGAAAGAATAAAGTCTTTAATAGAATGAAGCCAGGCAGCCATAGGAAGATGATTCCCTTGATTGTCTCATTCAGAGTGTATAACAGTGGGTGTGGTTCTGGAACAAACATCAGGTACATCAAGCTTGAACATAATGTGAACAGAGACGAGGATAAACAGATAAACAGAACAGACAAACCCTCAGCCTTAC is from Pelmatolapia mariae isolate MD_Pm_ZW unplaced genomic scaffold, Pm_UMD_F_2 NODE_ptg000832l+_length_30387_cov_1, whole genome shotgun sequence and encodes:
- the LOC134623680 gene encoding uncharacterized protein LOC134623680 isoform X2 encodes the protein MKVHHTLICFFFLSLQDGNPEGTNAQILHYGVIGGDFKAGFSFKSPGTWKMFCREECEGENILINTTNVRAQTGRYSIEYKWTGSHGLYVSISKLTESDSGQYSCGLGGSSSSASFTPFGIFVAEALLDGNDDPAQLKNFYKETGSSLTVGCSFKHPGYRKMFCRGECQINEVLIETDHVRALRSRYNIGYESGVLYVSITQLTKSDSGRYRCFLEGTFSSSFRDFKVTVTDAAGPSATTTGSSTPSLTLTGSTEQPEGAASTGLLLYVIISLLIIIILSSLTVLIICIKRKSNRGLRTRGNSEGTNMEDVHYENCTPGSTREDSTYQSLDPAGRDQDQTYFTLTRHT
- the LOC134623680 gene encoding uncharacterized protein LOC134623680 isoform X3, producing the protein MKVHHTLICFFFLSLQDGNPEGTNAQILHYGVIGGDFKAGFSFKSPGTWKMFCREECEGENILINTTNVRAQTGRYSIEYKWTGSHGLYVSISKLTESDSGQYSCGLGGSSSSASFTPFGIFVAEALLDGNDDPAQLKNFYKETGSSLTVGCSFKHPGYRKMFCRGECQINEVLIETDHVRALRSRYNIGYESGVLYVSITQLTKSDSGRYRCFLEGTFSSSFRDFKVTVTDAGPSATTTGSSTPSLTLTGSTEQPEGAASTGLLLYVIISLLIIIILSSLTVLIICIKRKSNRGLRTRGNSEGTNMEDVHYENCTPGSTREDSTYQSLDPAGRDQDQTYFTLTRHT
- the LOC134623680 gene encoding uncharacterized protein LOC134623680 isoform X1 translates to MKVHHTLICFFFLSLQDGNPEGTNAQILHYGVIGGDFKAGFSFKSPGTWKMFCREECEGENILINTTNVRAQTGRYSIEYKWTGSHGLYVSISKLTESDSGQYSCGLGGSSSSASFTPFGIFVAEALLDGNDDPAQLKNFYKETGSSLTVGCSFKHPGYRKMFCRGECQINEVLIETDHVRALRSRYNIGYESGVLYVSITQLTKSDSGRYRCFLEGTFSSSFRDFKVTVTDAAGPSATTTGSSTPSLTLTGSTEQPEGAASTGLLLYVIISLLIIIILSSLTVLIICIKRKSNRGLRTRGNSEGTNMEDVHYENCTPGSTREDSTYQSLDPAGRDQDQTYFTLTRHT